The stretch of DNA TTGggatttttggataatttgataaaagttaaaactaaaagAGTGATttgaatcccaacaatgttgggcaatattagttaaatgttgttttttcacataattttgatgctttttcaggcaaaattttaaagcatgccaaatctgtccaatataggcaagtttacaaatacaattaattttataaattctacAAAGTGTCATCAAATATATTTAGATAATTTATAATTAATCCTTGAGAATTGATCAATGTAGttttactgaaaagaaaaaaatgatacatacaAATCCTGACATAAAAGAACTTTTAGATGGATAAAATACTTGTAACTAATTGgtttaattgctaaaaaaatgtgaagaaaactgCTTTGAAAACtggattaagttttaatattcatAACTGTTTTTCAGcgcaacaaattaatttaaaggaaaatttctaaacctattttaattaaatttataattttatctttaactaaTGTGATTGATACCATGTGTAAATTATAGTTAAATAATTCCTTATCATGAGGAAATCTTATAGAAAATATCAATAGTGACTGTATTTGATAATAATGTCAGTACTTGACAGTTTTCGACATGTCACATCAAAAACAGGTTTTAGGATGTCAAAAACCCAACTCTGAGTTAGATGcctgttattttttttgtttcagaaagtgaaaaaataagtaataaaaagagaaatgaaaaCGCTTTTGGGTCGCTCTAAGCTCAAGTCAagaaattgaacattttttttaacacacacaaaaatgaaaacattttgaagaatcTACAGAAAGTTACAAAAATTCTTTATTGCATACCAAAAACAGTAAAACTCagttatgattttattttactgagcatttcaattaagtacatttatttcaatataaactttttaaaaactatagAACACTAAATTACAAACAATTTTAATCAAAcagttcaatttttgaaaaatatctttaaaaagaaaacattttaaaacagtattgatgaaattttaagcaacaagttataaaatatgattaaaGTTTTAATAGGAAGACCTCAAACCATTTGACAAaacctatataatatattaatttgtcacacattaaaaatacatggttctatattaaaaactaaatattctACTTCCATCTCATAGtgttcatatttaaaaatataaacattaattttcttacaaattcattatttcaaatactatattttaaaaaaaagaataaaataaaaagacaaaCTAAGGCATGTGAACTCAAAATATGTAGAAAGAGTTCTTAGATACAGATGTATTTCTTAAACAGTAAAAGAATAACtagcttgaaaaaataatttgaaattttaataagaaagataaatttgtGCAAACTAGTGATCAATATATATATCACAGATGTAACAAAATAAACACTTCAGATCAGTTAATACCAAATATTTTATGAGACATACAAATTGTTACATTTCATACTGCCATTCATCCAACATTTGATcagacttcaaattttcaaagctTAAGGCACTACCGGTTTCAAACACAAGAGAGTGTTCTTTGTTAGATGATACTCTTTGGTCTTTCAGAGCATTAGCTAAAGATGAACATCTATACACACATGGTTTGGGCGTTTGTTTACGCTTTTTAAAAATCACCGGAGAACTTTCTGATCGTGagacttttaatgttttatgtggaCCACGATCCGAAAAAGAATTCCTTTTCTGTTTTATTGGACTTGGAGCTTCTTGAGTTTGAAATATGTCTTCATCTTTAATTTTCATTGGAGTAATAGAGTCACTTTTTTCAGCAATAGAATTTTCCACTTTAGAGCTTAAATTTGTAACTTCTTTCAAAGGATAACTTACTATAGGAGAAGCAAAACTTAAATCACAGTCATTAAACTTTGGTGGTGGGGGTAAAGGTGTTTTAATAgacttagttttatttttgaaacgtgGAGTTGAATCATACCCAtttgaaatttgtaattttcgATTTTCGGATGCATTTCTTCTAACCAATTCGTTAGGATTTTGAGTACAATTTTGAAGGGGAATTTCATTTCGAAGAGAATAAGTACGGTGACATACATTTAAAGGAGTAGAAACTTTGCTAGCATTAGGTGTGCTATGAGTAGGATTTCGCACGTGGCGATCATATAAACTTACTTTTGCCTGTACATGCCCTGACTTATTTCTCAATATCATTGCTATACTttctcttttattaaaaatttcttcctCGTGCTGTATCTTCTCTAGAAACTTTTCCCCACTCACCCAAGTTTCTGCATTTTCTTTCAATACTTCTATATTTTCTGGAGCTTCCTTTTTCTTATTATCAATGAAACAGGAATCCGAAGAAATGTTTAAATTCTCTTTGGCATTATCAATTGTAAGCACTTCATTTAAAGCTTGCGAAATGCTAGATAACTCTAACTTATTCTTCGCAGGATTTGGAAAAGAATTGGTTCTGctaattttcaaactatttttacctCGACGAATCTTACTATCAGAGTTGCTTGACATCCTCAATCTACCTTTTTTAGATCTCTTACTTCCAGTGCTGTTTTGATTTACATCCATTTCCAGATTTATATTGGAATCTTCATCTTTGAAAATAGAATCACAAATCTTAGCATTAGGTGTTTTAAGACAACTATTATCAGTGAAAAAGCTATTGGATGTAATTGGTGAAAAAGGGAGACATCCTACTTCATTATTCCCAGATACATTTAATTCAGAAGCAATATTTACCTTTAATAAACTCTTTTCAGTATTAAACTCCAGAGAAACCTCACTACCAGATGAAATTCTAGCatctttattagttttattacCAGCAGAGAGCATAGATTCATTGCTGAGACGAATATTTAAATCTCTTGGCAAGCCACTTTTGACAGTGTTTGGTCTTCCTCTAACAATGGAGCCTTTACGACTGCTGTTTCTTCTAATCTCATTAggttctttttcagattttttgcaaTTTGTGCTGTTTCGTGCACTTGACGCAGTAGAGCGAGATCCTTCTTTGTACGAAGCTCGAGTTGGAGCTAGTCGGGTTTTAACGTCGTTTTCCAAACTCTTCACATGCGTGACTGCATTTTTTCCAGATGTACTCTTAGATCGTTTAACAATAAAGGCTTCCTGCCTTGTTATGTTGTTTTTTCGCAAAGTTTTTGTTTCTGAAGCACATGTGCTTGAAAGCTTGGAACCATTACGTTTTAATTCCTTTCTTGGAGATGAAATAAGTGCAATCTTTTCAGTAGTAGGTGAAACTGTTTTCAAATTCTTTGAGCAATTTCGCCTTAATCCTTGTTTTGAAGATGTAACAGGTGCCAGCTTTTCAGAGGTAGATTCAGTTGAATTTAAATATcttgaattatttctttttactccaTTTCTCTTAGATGAAATAGGAGCAAGTTTTTCCAAAGTAGTAGGTGCAGTAATTTCACGCTTTGAAGCAATACGTTTCAGCCCCTGCCTAGGAGAAGAATAAGGCACCAAGTTTTCTGAGACTGATTCAATGGCATTCAAACATTTGgaactattttgttttaaaccGTTTTCTGCAGATGAACTACCTATCAGTGTAACAGTTGGACTTAGTTTTATTTGAGAAGTAcccttttttatttcagtttttcctGAGAGCTCTGGTACACTTCCATTTATAAAAGCACATGCTTCAGCATCCTTATTACTGGAAGCATATATTGCCATAGGGAAAGAAGACTCATTATTATCATTTCTAATAAATCTTTGCTTCTGTGGAGTAGCATAAAAGTTAAAGTTACTAACAGACAAAGAGCTCACATCTCTTTGAGATGTTTTGGGTGTTTCAGAATGGCCATCTGATAAGGAGCTCACATTGATTCGGTCTTGTTCAATAAATAAACTCCTTCGTTTGCgagaaatttgtttctctgcAGAAACAGACTTCAGCTCTAAAGAAGTTTTCCCATCATCAGTTCCTTCAGAGACTTTATTAGAACGTAAGTAATATGGGGACAAGCTTCGTCTTTCAGGAAAACAAGTATATGTTGAACCTGAAGGCAAAACAGAAACTTTTCTGAGTTCTTCCTTCGGAACTTCCAGGAAACTGGGCACcgagtttttaaaacttgatgaTCCAGCTATTATACCTTCAATAGTAGATTGCGAAAGCAATGGAGACATATCAGTTCTTTCTGGAGTTATTGGAACCTATAAATTAAGATACAATTGAAtgagttatttcaattttttaaattacttacacaGGTATTTactcctaaaaataaatacccgggtattttacatcactaattgtGCATAACTTAAAAAACAATCCTTTATAGaattataattgtaaaaagaATGTTAACATCATACATTGTTGTAGGCTGAAATTTTGTTCCATCCCTATTTTatactaataaaatttaaatacctCAATTTCTTTTGTTCCCGATTCTTTTTCCTGGTACATTGCAGATTTTTCACCAGCATTTAATGCCAAATCTTTTGACTCTTGAGAATTTTTTCTAAAcgcatttaaaaggaaaaatgtattaaaattaaatgagaaaaaaaaggaaaacattgaacaaaatttagtttttgaattaaaattttgataaacaGTTAATACATATTCAACACTTTACCTTCTCTTTTCCTTTCTTCTTAGCAAGCCAAATGACTTTTTGCGAGTGTGAGCCCTGcttgatttttcactttttacaggTGTGTCATtgtcaactgaaaaaataaataaaatgtatatccATACTAGCAAACAGATTTAGATAACTTTTGAATTTATACtccacatttttcatttattttgacggAAAAAGCAAAATCAAACACACAATTACTATGGATGTCACTATATGAAAATTCAACATAACAGTATTTGATAGGAGTCATTCATCAATCAGATGCCAATGCTAATAAATATatcaagcaatattttttaaaattttttgaagctcaTGATGATAaattggaggacaaaatttgacagGACAGGACATGGTTTGTCAAATTTTGTCTCTGGCATCAATAAAGCATAAAAGGATAGATCATCATGTACCtactttttagttgtttttttaaaacagtattcccttttttaatttgcttttacttCTTGCTTTTACTGTGTTTAATAAGATTACTAAACACAGCTTAAACACTTATCCATTGCTGACTATTACCAtctcatttaaattatttaaagttttttagttattttaatgtttgctattttcaatttattactattttatgtTCCATTTCATGCAAGAATCTACTTGCATTGCTactttcacacacacaaaaaaaaagttttgaaacaatttttaaattattttcaataggtatatacagtgaaacctgtgtataacaatactgtctataacaataaacctgtttATAACGATATTTTTCTTGTCCCCAGCAAAATGTCCTCATAAATAATGAAACagtctataacaataacctgtctataacaatatttttttgaggTCCTCACGGTATCGTTGTagacaagttttactgtatatagtTGGTTCTCTATTATATGCTTAAACTAGCTGCGTCCTCCATCTTCGCACAGTCTACCACgagaataaaagttatttcaagtgaGGCATGTTCAACTATCAGgcaaaagtgaaagaaaaaaatatatagtgtaCTATTTCTGGTCAAAATAATGACAGAAACCTCTAAAATTTGGACATTAGTcaataaatatttgcattcaaataaCAAAACTTCATATACAAAGTTAATGCTCCCCTAAAAACCCCAATTCCCAATTAATAAGGTGAAGGGTGATTAGAATAAATGCAAGAGTCCCAAAATTGCATCAACAGATCCTATAAATTCTTATTAGAATTTGAACAGTCTCAAAAAAGCCCCAGTACAATCTTGACATTAGTTCCCAAAAAACCTTTACTTGAGTGAGGACAACAGTCCTTAAAAATCCACATCAGGGTTAGGACGTCAGTCTCTAAAAAATACTATGAGAACAATAGCTCCCCAAACGCTCcatcagaaaaaggaaaacattctgtaaaattcCCATAAGGACACCAGTTTATAAAAATCCTGTTAAAAGAAGAGTTAGTTTTCAATATATAACTTCAATAATCCCTCTAAAAATATCTATCTGGAGAAGGAAAACAGTTCCAAAACCCTCTTCCAGaataaggaaaaaattcaaaataagatcaACATTCTCTCTTTTAAACCTCATCAGAATTAGaataataacttcaaaaaattcccttttgaTTAAGTTCAATGTTCTTTAAAAGTCCCCGTGAGAGTAACGACATGAATTCTTCAAAACCCACATCAGCATTAaccatctttatctttactgataataaagctcaaagtttgtctggatatctgtctggatctcAGTCGGGATatctctctgtgacgcgtatagcgcctaaaccgtttggccgattttcacaaattagtttgtagcaaagGGTGTGCaagtcgaagcgatttttcgaaaattcgattttgtttcttatctatttcaattttaagaacattttactgagcaaaattatcataacgtggatgagtaaaattccaaattatcataacgtggaactgtaacacgggcaagcaaatgaacatagcaaatttgcAAGAAagttatcatccattatttgtaaatatacaggcaaaccaaatgaccttttattttctaccacgggcaaagGCGTGTGGATACCACTAGTTCTTAAATAAAACTAATGGCAAATCTAAAAGTCTCGATCAGATTAAAGCGTGATTAGTAAAAGTCTTCATTAGTGCTGAAATCTCTGATTATCTTCTGCCAGCAGTACAAAAAAATTAGCAAATcacaagaaaaataaacaaaaaggaagAACTTTAAATCACCCCACTacaggaaaagtctcaaaacaaaagcaaaaattttatttgttcacactcaaggcaaaaatggcaacagatattttttcaaccatttttttctcaataacttCTTCTTCATGCTAATTAGCTCGCACAGACTATTTTAAATATCcactttaaaattgatttcacatgcttaaaaatttttacaatatttttcctGGTTAATTTAGGCACTTAGTGTTTCTGAGACGTAAGAAAATCtctaaaggaagtttttttttatgagctTTCCCATGAAACTAAAATTGAgattatgcaaaaattatttctagttaaaagagccatttaatgctatttttggtTCCTAAGTGAAATTTGAActgttcagtatttttttatgGTTCTAAAAACCCTTTTAGGATCttttccagttacaaaattacgTCTTTGACAAATTTAGTCAAGATCAgatgtaaactggatttgtataagggaACATACACTTTTTTTGGAAGATATAGTTATTAAACAGAGGATCAATTGAATGTACAGAAACTTCCCAAATTATCTACAAAATTAAGTGGTACAGTACtagtggaaaaattaattttgcggaTAATCTGCATATTAGCTAAACAACAATTCTAGTGCAAACAATAGCCAAAAAAATCAATATCTCTCACATATACttttgctaaaaacaaaaatttatgtaaaaacttaaaaagaatcAGTCATTACTGCAAAAAGATTACAGACATGCATGAGCAAGTCCTGCTAACAGATTAATTAAAACAAACCAAGCTAGGTTATGCTAAAAATGTGTGGGGGGACTTTTCCAATAAAACTGGTCTGTGGTCATTTGTTTACATATATAAACGGAGTATAGATGTAAAAATCAGGTTTCAGTGACATTGTTCACacacaaaattggaaaaaaaattcaaggagTATTCAAGGACTTTTCAAGGGTAACTTTTGTTAGCAACCTTTCAAGGTTAAATTTGCAGCTTAcactcacaaaaaataaataaataaataaaataaatatggaaaTGATTAAAGTCGaatcacaaattttttttagatattttattttaaagctcacATTCTATGCTGTTCCAGTTCTTTAATTTTAGCTTCAATGCACAGCAGACACAATTAACATCTAAAAGAAAAcatcagtttttttcaaaaagaaaaaaaataggttacTTGTTCatttcttaagtaaaaaatatGTTGCCAACTGCATCCAGACTAGCAGAAAATTCAAATTACAATAGCTTCTGCACATTCAAAGCAATCTCATGGGCCAATAAGCATATGTTCTTTACTGTCGGTGGTTGCCTTAGAAAATGTTGCCAAGAGTTTGGATTTTACCATTACCTTAACCTTAAACAATatccattcataaaaaaaaaaaaaataataatgatgataaaaattcttttattctgTGGATAAAACACAATGAAAGCATGTTTTAGTTCTTAGAGTTACCAAATTCACAAAgtcttaagactttttttttttttttgcgatcaaAAGCACTATACTTAAACCTTTTCAAACAGAAGACAGGATTTTGCTGGTTTTAAAAGCATCAAAATACTCGGAAGAAGCATTTTATAGTTTCAATAAATTGTGGCAGCTTGCTGATAATTTATTCAggtaaattcttttaaaaaagtcgattttttaaaaatcttttcagtTATTCCAATTGAGTTATTTATGTAAAACTAGCAAAAAATACCCAGCATTGCAgagggtcagtaataattgtgagaaacaatttctactttcattcgttttttgttttaactgaaagaactcaaaacacaacgCTTTGAGGTGGTTAAAGATCAAGCTTCTTTCTcacccataaaaataaaatagcaataagtataaagaacgaaatagtattcagttagaagcGAAAGCTCGatattaaagcataaaaaaatttgaagaatttccaaaatatgaactaacaaaaacaaatatcactaaaaatatatgtgtattatttattttattaaataatatccacacacacacacacacacacacacacacacaaaaaaaaaaaaaaaaaagctctctactatgtttttctaagtgtgcaaaaagtagagttcccaaatatttaaatgacttgaaattcatgtttgctccagagaagtcttgatttaaaattttcattatgattgctattaatattgctgttgtaaggcaatgaatttttgtaacactgggttttatatttaatcatttaatggggaaattacatgaaatttagtGTTTTTCATCATAacctttttaaactaagttttttagaaataaattatagcctgtGTTGCTATAATTGttaatatttaagtgaaaattaatatATTCTACAAGCACACAAagatgaaaaacatgaaactttcaaaaaaagtCCACCTTTTGGCCACCACTGtatgttgctccctgataatgtagctatctgtggtgaaaaaatggttaaaattggtCCAGCAGTCATGAAGTTTACTctgacatacatacagaagtagccatttatgtatatagatgaggatacaattcctaagagagcaataaatttcatgaaatgggaagattgggcgccgactattgggcgccgggaactttgggtggCGAGCATTtcgggcgccgggaactttgggcgccgagcatttcgggcgccgggaactttgggcgccgagcattttgggcgccgggaactttgggtgctgagcattttgggcgccgggaactttgggcgccgagcactttgggcgcccaatgttcccggcggcgaattttgaaacgctctcaatgcttacgttacggtagctaccggtcagTTAACCACGTgatagctaatgatcacgtgctccaatcaactgcttagaacggtaaccggttgatcatagaacgctgcggttagtaaccagtCGACCGGTGatgttcgtcgaacgcaaggaatgcttgcgttcgccaagctcaactggtagctaccggttaattgATCACATGACATTTAATgatcacgcagcggttagcaaccggttactcagtggtcgacccgttaggatcgccgaacaaaaccaattacagtacattggcgaaatgagaaataaaaacgagcgcgttctattgaacagcatggtgacctggctacattaaagcaaccccgagtaaaatgtaaacagagccgcccctttaaattgtgaggtagaaattgcaatgcgaaatattgctgtttaaagttttagttcattttaatttcacgatttactgttttttgtgttgtgaaatatttccgttttcgtagggtttcttctaaATCTTAaattacgtctgtattgttgttatgtttggaaccctttcccccaactaccaatcacttctgaagtgctccaaattcagagttaattacaatacaatatgaatagcaaccccttctgcaagttttccggatttttcccatgccatgaatgtaagggaaaaaaacggaaacgaacaagttcaaagggttcaagaatgcactagccaagggcactcactttggctcccctcccccctctaacttaactatcacaagtgctatgaattcaaagtcaattatacaatatttgctgtaaacttctttgatagggaacattttaatataattaagattttggtgcaatctgcaaattgttatcaattatcagttcattcaggcaaaattaacaaggccaaaaaaaaaaattttttttagagctctgaatatattattatcattagcatacaaatgaactcacctataagactataatgatttagtacagttaaggagtgacacaagctcggagcataaaataatcaaaatggaAAAGCTTACGGTTCCTGGGGCCagtgactactgattgcgagtagttggtggtagccaaacgtgtcattttaattttttctaggaaatggggggggggggggggggagtgtgcaaaggctgacactggtcgctcaaattctcaccagtcccacagagcataggagcagtcactcaacatcttcccacccatcctttcccctttttattttattttttataaaactaaaaactgagacagaagaaggtgaaattaaattaaatgaaaaggattatattctttcctgagataaaatgtatttcttagattattaaatggtagtattttttacagattttctcacgacatttttattgttaaaaaacttgatgaaataaccaaaatcttcaacatattgttcagagaaaaccaataaattaaaacatcaacaacataagagaagcgcactcagattgtatttcagttactgttagggagaatttctaatctaataatatctccccaatgtttctttgatactagcagagtgagttcggaaataagaCTTAACAACTATTTCTAACTtgcatgaagtttatttaaacaataatgtaaatagttaaaacacgctgtaaatgataaaaataaatactaacaacataatctctccacatgctacttttgcatgagataactaacactgcaatgcaaactgcatgactattgactaaCAACTTTGATGAAGTAGACCCATTGGGAAATAAGCTAAGTCCAGCTCATCATTTCTAATAGATGCGAACGGCACAAACAAGCAAGTTCGCATACCGATCGAGCGACTGCCTACAACGACGAGAGATGATCGAAGAGAGAGCGAACTAAAgccgcgagcagtttaaatatccccccgggtcattagcatatccgagtcacgtgaacggatacatcactgctatcgttaagcacacgtgccTTCAGATTTCTTCTAGAAGCACCTATGACGTCATCCACAACGGAGTTCCCGCCAAAGGTGaacgaaagtgaaacaaacattcggtcgattcgaccaatgtgaatgagtgctgataagattcttttaccccagtcatgcagaatgattggtaatacattataagtaaggaaaaacattattttactgtTGGTGTTGTGgggtgatgagataggattatttactgttgttattaacaggcatttatgcctaacagttactattctcaagaatataaaaaaaaatcaacagtcaaagaaactcattttgaaacagcatgcattatctaccatgttaaaatctgctctgcgtctctttcaatgtgagtttattgcgaatgtttacagcaagcagaattttccaaacataacaacaatacagacgtaaattaagattcagaagaaaccctacgaaaatggaaatatttcacaacgcaaaaaacagtaaatcgtgaaattaaaacgaactaaaactttaaacagcaatatttcgcattgcaatttctacctcacaatttaaaggggcggctctgtttacattttactcggggttgctttaatgtatccaggttattatgctgtttaatagaacgcgctcgtttttatttctcatttcgccaatgtactgtaattggttttgttcggcgatcctaaccggtcgacactgggtaaccggttgctaaccgctgcgttctatcatcaaccggttaccgtattaatatgaagcacgtgatcattagatgtcacgtgatcgattaaccggtagctaccagttgagctcggcgaacgcaagcattccttgtgttcgacgaacctcaccggtcgaccggttactaaccgcagcgttctatgatcaaccggttaccattctaagcagttgattggagcacgtgatcattagctgtcacgtggttaactaaccggtagctaccgtgacgtaagcattgagagcgtttcaaaattcgccgccgggaacattgggcgcccagcattttggacgccggaaacattggccgccgagcattttaggccccgggaatactgggcacaatatgctcggcgcccaaagttcctggcACCGGAAATGCTTGgcacccaaagttcccggcgcccaaaatgctcggcgcccaatagttggcgcccaatcttcctagaccgtaaatttcatgcttgctccagagaagccatgatttaaaattttcattctattaatattgctgttgtgaggcaacgaatttttgtaaggggttttatatttaatcttttaatggggaaattacatgaaactcactcttttccatcataacttctttaaactaacttttttttaaaataaattatagcctacaGTGGTGGCCAAAAGTGTggacattttttgaaagtttcatatttttcaatgttGTGTGCTTGTAGAATATATTAATTTGCACTCAAATGCACATGTTTACATATCAAATTAAAG from Uloborus diversus isolate 005 chromosome 5, Udiv.v.3.1, whole genome shotgun sequence encodes:
- the LOC129222940 gene encoding rho GTPase-activating protein 24-like, with translation MEDDLFSTVLSELKSLGVKIPKIKKLKSNVSKQNSQEKATGNGNKIFGVNLHDQEWIYEDGIALPKFVSQATKYLRQSASNEVGLFRKGGSISRQKELRLKLENGESFEKSEPNDIASLLKQWLRELPEPLIPVYLHELFIRCLSLDEDNQLTAILLSCHLLPAEHLQTLKYLLFFLADIAANCKKNKMDFHNLSVIMAPNIFVIGSETIDKSSNNVVQLYTSLMQILIENAEKVGVFPNVRGAQICSESELSSDMLDLSPKSKRKRRSGKVQDIFSGIRKLVGQNPSPVASRKETPDKSQSNRSSVSRSASKRKAEGDQQSISAKKQAVLRTEWKNFALKSTPEGKTPTRASYKEGSRSTASSARNSTNCKKSEKEPNEIRRNSSRKGSIVRGRPNTVKSGLPRDLNIRLSNESMLSAGNKTNKDARISSGSEVSLEFNTEKSLLKVNIASELNVSGNNEVGCLPFSPITSNSFFTDNSCLKTPNAKICDSIFKDEDSNINLEMDVNQNSTGSKRSKKGRLRMSSNSDSKIRRGKNSLKISRTNSFPNPAKNKLELSSISQALNEVLTIDNAKENLNISSDSCFIDNKKKEAPENIEVLKENAETWVSGEKFLEKIQHEEEIFNKRESIAMILRNKSGHVQAKVSLYDRHVRNPTHSTPNASKVSTPLNVCHRTYSLRNEIPLQNCTQNPNELVRRNASENRKLQISNGYDSTPRFKNKTKSIKTPLPPPPKFNDCDLSFASPIVSYPLKEVTNLSSKVENSIAEKSDSITPMKIKDEDIFQTQEAPSPIKQKRNSFSDRGPHKTLKVSRSESSPVIFKKRKQTPKPCVYRCSSLANALKDQRVSSNKEHSLVFETGSALSFENLKSDQMLDEWQYEM